From Hymenobacter sedentarius, a single genomic window includes:
- a CDS encoding 3-deoxy-D-manno-octulosonic acid transferase, translated as MLFLYNIALGLYGLLLRLVAPFVPKAAAWVAGRRGLLPHIARTIGADPAPRVWFHCASLGEFEQGRPLLEAYRQAHPDTKLVLTFFSPSGYEIRHNWPGADYIFYLPLDSRRNARAFLEVVRPRLVVFVKYEFWYHFLNEAHRRGIPAVVVSAIFRADQVFFQPWGGFFRKILSHFAHIFTQNEASAALLRGLGLAQVSVAGDTRFDTVVATAAAPPKSLPVVEAYVADGAPVLVVGSSWPEDLPALAPLLTHYQSKLRVLMAPHEISETNLRLVESAFPGQVLRYSQADAATVAQARILLFDNVGLLSQLYRFGQYAYVGGAFGKGLHNTLEAAAFGLPLFFGPTYAKFQEATELVELKCAFPVHNPQELETAFAQLWHNEEARLHLRATMLNYVHSQAGATRTIMAALPHLTAS; from the coding sequence TTGCTGTTCCTTTATAATATTGCGCTGGGCCTGTATGGCCTGTTGCTGCGCCTCGTAGCGCCGTTTGTGCCCAAGGCGGCGGCCTGGGTGGCGGGCCGTCGCGGGCTGCTGCCCCACATTGCCCGCACCATCGGGGCCGACCCCGCGCCGCGCGTGTGGTTCCATTGTGCTTCGCTAGGCGAGTTTGAGCAAGGCCGCCCCCTGCTGGAGGCCTACCGCCAGGCGCACCCCGACACCAAACTAGTGCTGACGTTCTTCTCGCCCTCGGGCTACGAAATCCGCCATAACTGGCCCGGTGCGGACTATATTTTCTACCTGCCGCTGGATAGCCGCCGTAATGCCCGCGCCTTTCTGGAGGTGGTGCGGCCCCGGCTGGTTGTGTTTGTGAAGTACGAATTCTGGTACCACTTCCTCAACGAAGCGCACCGGCGCGGCATCCCCGCCGTGGTGGTCTCCGCCATTTTCCGGGCCGACCAGGTGTTTTTCCAGCCCTGGGGCGGGTTCTTTCGCAAGATTCTGAGCCATTTTGCGCACATCTTCACCCAGAACGAAGCCTCCGCCGCTCTACTTCGCGGCCTGGGCCTGGCCCAAGTGAGCGTGGCCGGCGATACGCGCTTCGATACCGTGGTAGCCACGGCCGCGGCCCCGCCCAAGTCCTTGCCCGTAGTCGAAGCCTATGTAGCCGATGGGGCGCCGGTGCTGGTGGTGGGCAGCAGCTGGCCCGAAGACCTGCCGGCCCTGGCCCCGCTCCTCACGCACTACCAGTCCAAGCTGCGGGTACTCATGGCCCCGCACGAAATCAGCGAAACCAACCTGCGCCTGGTAGAATCGGCCTTTCCGGGGCAGGTGCTGCGGTATTCGCAGGCCGACGCCGCCACCGTGGCGCAGGCCCGCATCCTGCTGTTCGACAACGTGGGGCTGCTGAGCCAGCTCTACCGCTTTGGCCAATACGCCTACGTGGGCGGCGCTTTCGGCAAGGGCCTGCACAACACCCTGGAAGCCGCTGCCTTTGGGCTGCCGCTGTTCTTTGGGCCAACCTATGCCAAATTCCAAGAGGCCACTGAATTAGTTGAGCTGAAATGCGCGTTTCCCGTGCATAATCCGCAGGAGCTGGAAACGGCTTTTGCCCAGCTCTGGCACAATGAAGAAGCCCGCCTGCACCTGCGAGCCACGATGCTAAACTACGTGCACAGCCAGGCGGGCGCCACCCGCACCATTATGGCCGCGCTGCCCCATCTCACTGCCTCATGA
- a CDS encoding peroxiredoxin: MSVLVGKRAPSFKATAVIDASFEEDFSLDRYLGKKHVLFYFYPADFSHVCPTEILAFQDRLEEFERRGVAVVGCSTDSQYSHLAWQLKPRDKGGIAGVKYPLVADSTKTISANYDVLGGHYDYNEQGEMTYVGSPMAYRGLFLIDKDGIVRHQLVNDRPLGRSLAEALRMIDALQHFEKHGEACPVDWEAHPQL; this comes from the coding sequence ATGTCAGTTCTCGTTGGCAAGCGTGCCCCTTCCTTTAAAGCCACGGCTGTGATTGACGCCTCCTTCGAAGAGGACTTTTCGCTGGACCGTTACCTCGGTAAAAAGCACGTGTTGTTTTACTTCTACCCAGCCGATTTCAGCCACGTGTGCCCCACCGAAATCCTGGCGTTTCAGGACCGGCTCGAGGAATTTGAGCGGCGCGGGGTGGCCGTGGTGGGCTGTTCCACCGACTCGCAGTATTCGCACCTGGCCTGGCAGCTCAAGCCACGCGATAAGGGCGGCATTGCGGGGGTGAAGTACCCGCTGGTGGCCGACTCCACCAAAACCATTTCGGCCAACTACGACGTACTGGGCGGCCACTACGATTATAATGAGCAGGGCGAAATGACCTACGTGGGCTCGCCCATGGCCTACCGCGGCCTTTTTCTCATCGACAAAGACGGCATTGTGCGGCACCAGCTGGTGAATGACCGCCCGCTGGGCCGGAGCCTTGCCGAGGCCCTGCGCATGATTGATGCCTTGCAGCACTTCGAGAAACACGGCGAGGCCTGCCCCGTCGATTGGGAAGCCCACCCGCAATTATAA
- the yihA gene encoding ribosome biogenesis GTP-binding protein YihA/YsxC, giving the protein MIIRDARFLTSNSRADLCPEPTMPEYAFIGRSNVGKSSLINMLTGRNGLAKTSASPGKTQLINHFVINDEWFLVDLPGYGYAKVSKTSRAEWARMINFYLRNRANLMCVCVLIDSRHPPQAADLEFMEKLGEEGIPFVMIFTKTDKQSTAQTKALVTSYLQKMSEIWDELPRYFQTSAETGLGRDEVLDFIAEVNQQWDANAAAQE; this is encoded by the coding sequence ATGATTATTCGCGATGCTCGTTTTTTAACCAGCAACTCCCGGGCCGACCTCTGCCCGGAGCCTACCATGCCCGAATACGCCTTTATTGGCCGTTCCAACGTTGGCAAGTCCTCCCTGATTAATATGCTCACGGGCCGCAACGGCCTGGCCAAAACCTCGGCCTCGCCGGGCAAGACGCAATTGATAAACCATTTTGTAATTAATGATGAATGGTTCCTGGTCGATTTGCCGGGCTACGGTTATGCTAAAGTGAGCAAAACCTCGCGCGCCGAGTGGGCCCGCATGATTAATTTCTATTTGCGCAACCGGGCCAATCTGATGTGCGTGTGCGTGCTCATCGATTCGCGCCACCCGCCGCAGGCCGCCGACCTGGAATTCATGGAAAAGCTCGGCGAAGAAGGCATTCCGTTCGTAATGATATTTACCAAGACGGATAAGCAGTCCACTGCCCAAACCAAGGCCTTGGTTACGTCCTACCTGCAAAAGATGAGCGAAATCTGGGACGAGCTGCCGCGCTACTTCCAGACTTCGGCCGAAACCGGGCTGGGGCGCGACGAAGTGCTGGACTTCATTGCAGAAGTGAACCAGCAGTGGGACGCCAATGCAGCTGCCCAAGAGTAA
- a CDS encoding DUF3109 family protein → MIIIQETVISDDIADNFFVCNLEACKGACCVEGDLGAPLEEPELKILEQEYANIKPFLTDAGRAAIEAQGLYIKDWEGDFSTTTIDDKECAYALYDERGILKCGIEQAYLAGATTFKKPISCHLYPIRITKYDGFDALNYDRWGICNPACAFGGTLGVKVYQFLKDPLIRKYGEGWYSELVREIENPSPEGK, encoded by the coding sequence ATGATTATTATTCAAGAAACGGTCATCTCCGACGACATCGCCGACAACTTTTTCGTCTGCAACCTCGAAGCCTGCAAGGGCGCTTGTTGCGTAGAGGGCGACCTCGGCGCGCCACTCGAAGAACCCGAGCTCAAGATTCTGGAGCAGGAATACGCCAACATCAAGCCCTTCCTCACCGATGCGGGCCGCGCGGCCATCGAGGCCCAGGGCCTGTACATCAAAGACTGGGAAGGTGACTTCAGTACAACAACGATTGACGATAAGGAGTGCGCCTACGCGCTCTACGACGAGCGCGGCATCCTCAAATGCGGCATTGAGCAAGCTTACCTGGCAGGGGCCACCACGTTCAAAAAGCCCATCAGCTGCCACCTGTACCCGATTCGCATCACCAAATACGATGGCTTCGACGCGCTCAACTACGACCGGTGGGGCATCTGCAACCCGGCCTGCGCGTTTGGTGGCACGCTGGGGGTGAAGGTGTACCAGTTTTTGAAAGACCCGCTGATTCGCAAGTATGGCGAAGGCTGGTATAGCGAACTGGTACGGGAGATTGAAAACCCATCGCCGGAAGGGAAGTAG
- a CDS encoding fasciclin domain-containing protein, with protein sequence MKKHFAPLLAAVATSLVLASCGNDKPATTETETTNTVNPADSVAAMAGDSARMAKPEGVMVDGVAMTAEKNIVENAAAAKSVSTLVAAVKQAGLVETLSGPGPFTVFAPTNAAFDKLPKGAVAGLMDPASKAKLAGVLKYHVIPGRLVAADLKDGQELTTVNGDKLHIMVRDGKVMVSNGKDTPATVQIPDVISSNGVTHVIDGVVLPLGK encoded by the coding sequence ATGAAAAAACATTTTGCGCCCCTGCTCGCGGCCGTGGCCACCTCGCTGGTGCTGGCCAGCTGCGGCAACGACAAGCCCGCTACCACTGAAACCGAAACCACCAACACCGTCAACCCCGCTGACTCGGTGGCTGCTATGGCCGGCGACTCGGCCCGGATGGCCAAGCCTGAAGGCGTAATGGTGGACGGCGTGGCGATGACCGCCGAGAAAAACATTGTAGAAAATGCCGCTGCCGCCAAAAGCGTGAGCACGCTGGTGGCCGCCGTGAAGCAGGCTGGTTTAGTTGAGACCCTCAGTGGCCCTGGCCCCTTCACCGTATTCGCGCCCACCAACGCCGCCTTTGACAAGCTGCCCAAAGGCGCCGTAGCCGGTCTCATGGACCCCGCCAGCAAAGCCAAGCTGGCCGGTGTGCTCAAGTACCACGTCATCCCCGGCCGCCTCGTGGCCGCTGACCTGAAAGACGGCCAGGAACTGACCACCGTCAACGGGGACAAGCTCCACATTATGGTGCGCGATGGCAAGGTGATGGTAAGCAACGGCAAAGACACGCCCGCCACCGTGCAAATCCCCGATGTGATTTCCAGCAATGGCGTAACCCACGTTATCGACGGCGTAGTATTGCCCTTGGGCAAGTAG
- a CDS encoding DUF5606 domain-containing protein, with protein sequence MPYELQELAAISGMPGLYRLVRAARHGVLVESLDEKATRTLAPARNKVSLLSEISIYTQDPDQTVPLTEAFDRIYQKHGTTAPVTSKSSESELTDFMASVIPDYDRDRVYLSDIKKLASWFGIVSKHVPYQEATAVAEATDSAEAAPETKGKATKSENEPTADEPLSTGGVIAAADEDARAEGNPEAAPAKKSRKKAE encoded by the coding sequence ATGCCTTACGAATTGCAAGAGTTGGCCGCCATCAGCGGCATGCCCGGCCTGTACCGCTTAGTGCGCGCCGCGCGCCACGGCGTACTGGTCGAAAGCCTCGATGAGAAAGCCACTCGCACCCTGGCGCCGGCTCGCAACAAAGTGTCGCTGCTGTCGGAAATCTCCATTTACACCCAGGACCCCGACCAGACCGTGCCCCTCACGGAAGCCTTTGACCGCATCTACCAGAAGCACGGCACCACGGCACCGGTTACGTCCAAGTCGAGCGAAAGCGAACTGACCGACTTCATGGCCAGCGTCATACCCGACTACGACCGTGACCGCGTGTACCTGTCCGACATCAAGAAGCTGGCCAGCTGGTTTGGCATCGTGAGCAAGCACGTCCCCTACCAGGAAGCCACGGCCGTTGCCGAAGCGACCGATAGCGCCGAAGCGGCGCCCGAGACCAAAGGCAAGGCGACCAAATCAGAAAACGAACCTACGGCCGACGAGCCCCTGAGCACCGGCGGCGTAATTGCCGCGGCCGACGAGGATGCCAGAGCCGAGGGCAACCCGGAAGCGGCTCCCGCCAAGAAAAGCCGCAAAAAGGCCGAGTAA
- a CDS encoding peptidylprolyl isomerase, with product MKTAEIHTKKGVMKVEFYEQDAPKTVKNFIDLAEKGYYDGLKFHRVIPNFVIQGGCPNTRAGAKGVPGTGGPGYKIDCETSGGNQYHERGALSMAHAGKNTGGSQFFIVHDRQNTAHLDRVHTVFGKVVEGVDVIDQIQANDEIEKIVVKEA from the coding sequence ATGAAAACAGCTGAAATCCATACCAAAAAAGGGGTAATGAAGGTCGAGTTTTACGAGCAGGACGCTCCCAAAACCGTTAAGAACTTCATCGACCTGGCCGAAAAAGGCTACTACGACGGCCTGAAGTTTCACCGCGTCATCCCCAACTTCGTGATTCAGGGCGGCTGCCCCAACACCCGCGCCGGTGCTAAAGGCGTGCCTGGCACCGGTGGCCCCGGCTACAAAATCGACTGCGAAACCAGCGGCGGCAACCAGTACCACGAGCGGGGCGCCCTGAGCATGGCCCACGCCGGCAAAAACACCGGCGGCTCGCAGTTCTTCATCGTGCACGACCGCCAGAACACCGCCCACCTCGACCGCGTGCACACCGTGTTCGGCAAAGTGGTGGAGGGCGTTGATGTCATCGACCAGATTCAGGCCAACGACGAAATCGAAAAGATTGTAGTGAAGGAGGCGTAA
- the fbp gene encoding class 1 fructose-bisphosphatase — MDHNKLALPVGTTLDRFIMRKQEDFPYATGELSQLLRDIALAAKIVNREINRSGLIDIAGAYGNRNVQGEDQQKLDVIANIRFIRALRNGGEVCTIISEEDDEMIQTGNNQGKYVVAIDPLDGSSNIDVNVSIGTIFSIYRRVSPTGREGTAADCLQPGTHQVAAGYVIYGSSTMLVYTTGNGVNGFTYEHSLGEFFLSHPDIQTPKTGTIYSINEGSSDSFSPGVAAFVQHCKERSFSARYIGSLVADFHRNLLKGGIYIYPATSKGPQGKLRLMYECNPLAFIVEQAGGKSSNGYQRTMEIEPKTPHERCPVFIGSKELVEEAEAFLAKEKQLKSVPSK, encoded by the coding sequence ATGGACCACAATAAACTGGCCCTGCCCGTTGGCACCACCCTCGACCGTTTTATCATGCGCAAGCAGGAGGACTTTCCCTACGCCACCGGGGAATTGTCTCAGCTGCTGCGCGATATCGCCCTGGCAGCCAAAATTGTAAACCGCGAAATCAACCGTTCGGGTCTCATCGACATTGCCGGCGCCTACGGCAACCGCAACGTGCAGGGCGAGGACCAGCAGAAGCTCGACGTGATTGCCAACATCCGCTTCATCCGGGCCTTGCGCAACGGAGGCGAAGTCTGCACCATCATCTCGGAGGAAGACGATGAAATGATTCAGACCGGCAACAACCAAGGCAAGTACGTGGTGGCCATCGACCCGCTCGACGGCTCCTCGAACATCGACGTGAACGTGAGCATCGGCACCATTTTCAGCATCTACCGCCGCGTGTCGCCCACCGGCCGCGAAGGCACCGCTGCCGACTGCCTGCAGCCCGGCACGCACCAGGTTGCCGCCGGCTACGTCATCTACGGCTCCAGCACCATGCTCGTGTACACCACCGGCAACGGCGTGAACGGCTTTACCTACGAGCACTCGCTGGGCGAATTCTTCCTCTCGCACCCCGATATTCAGACGCCCAAAACCGGTACCATCTACTCCATCAACGAAGGCAGCTCCGACTCGTTTTCGCCCGGAGTGGCTGCGTTTGTGCAGCATTGCAAGGAGCGCAGCTTCTCGGCCCGCTACATTGGCTCGCTCGTGGCCGACTTCCACCGCAACCTGCTCAAGGGCGGTATTTACATTTACCCTGCCACTTCCAAAGGGCCCCAGGGCAAGCTGCGCCTCATGTACGAGTGCAACCCGCTGGCCTTCATTGTGGAGCAGGCCGGCGGCAAAAGCTCCAACGGGTACCAGCGCACCATGGAAATTGAGCCAAAAACGCCGCACGAGCGCTGCCCCGTTTTCATCGGCAGCAAAGAGCTGGTAGAAGAGGCCGAAGCCTTCCTGGCAAAAGAGAAGCAACTCAAGAGCGTCCCTTCCAAATAG
- the rsgA gene encoding ribosome small subunit-dependent GTPase A, whose translation MISDTPSTTSPGTLLHGTVVKSTGSWYVVRGTDTGQLYRCRLRGKFKIKGLKVSNPLAVGDHVEFAVEAQAEGSAVISHIAKRRNYIIRRSVHKTGHSHIVAANLDQALLVVTLVSPATSFGFIDRFLVTAEAYHVPVTLLFNKTDLYDADGFEYQAEIAGMYASLGYPSRTCAATTGEGVAEIDALLEGKVSLLAGHSGVGKSTLINALVPDLDLKTAEISEFSDKGVHTTTFAEMLEVRPGTHIIDTPGIKELGLVEIPPAELAGYFPEMRALLNQCRYHNCQHTHEPGCVVREAVDQGRIALPRYDSYLSMLAGEDNRH comes from the coding sequence ATGATTTCGGATACTCCTTCAACTACTAGCCCCGGCACCTTGCTGCACGGCACCGTGGTAAAATCCACCGGCTCGTGGTACGTGGTGCGCGGCACCGATACCGGCCAGCTCTACCGGTGCCGGCTGCGCGGCAAATTCAAGATAAAAGGGCTGAAGGTGAGCAACCCGCTGGCCGTGGGCGACCACGTAGAATTTGCCGTGGAAGCCCAGGCCGAGGGCTCTGCCGTTATCTCCCACATTGCCAAGCGGCGCAACTACATCATTCGCCGCTCGGTGCACAAAACCGGTCACTCACACATCGTTGCGGCCAACCTGGACCAGGCCCTGCTGGTGGTCACGCTGGTGTCGCCGGCCACCTCATTCGGCTTCATCGACCGGTTCCTGGTCACGGCCGAGGCGTACCACGTGCCCGTGACGCTGCTGTTCAACAAGACCGACTTGTACGACGCCGATGGGTTTGAGTACCAGGCCGAGATTGCGGGCATGTACGCCAGCCTGGGCTACCCCAGCCGTACCTGCGCGGCCACCACGGGCGAGGGCGTGGCCGAAATCGATGCCCTGCTCGAGGGCAAAGTGAGTTTGCTGGCCGGCCACTCCGGCGTGGGCAAAAGCACCCTCATCAACGCCCTCGTACCGGACCTTGATCTAAAAACCGCCGAAATCAGCGAGTTCTCCGATAAGGGCGTGCACACCACCACCTTTGCCGAAATGCTGGAAGTGCGCCCCGGCACCCATATTATCGATACACCCGGGATTAAAGAGCTGGGCTTGGTAGAAATTCCGCCCGCAGAGCTGGCCGGCTATTTCCCCGAAATGCGCGCCCTGCTCAACCAGTGCCGCTACCACAACTGTCAGCACACCCATGAGCCCGGCTGTGTCGTGCGCGAAGCCGTGGACCAGGGCCGCATTGCCCTCCCGCGCTACGACAGCTACCTGAGCATGCTGGCCGGCGAAGACAACCGGCACTAA
- a CDS encoding aspartate kinase encodes MDNVHVYKFGGASVRDADAIRNLAGIVRQYGRQQPLLVVVSAMGKTTNALEELFQLAYDGQDYSTQLARLSAFHQSVAADLGRAQETQAAAKAEAPLLSDLLTELADRLATVGPGDYDRQYDQMVSFGELLATCIVARALGLQWLDCRPLIRTDHTWREGRVDWPTTERHITAAVPALLAEGPVLTQGFLGGTAGGATTTLGREGSDYTAAIFAYCLRAASVTIWKDVAGLLNADPKIFPDTVRYPEISYRETIEMAYYGASVIHPKTLKPLADRRIPLRVKSFMDPEAEGTLIHDCHHPMLAPAFICKTNQCLLSFESKDFAFISEENLEVIFGALAQAKLKINVMQNSAISFSVCTDYSERRIHQLLDLLREHFTLHYNTGLTLFTIKNYDAASVARLTEGRGLLLEQRTRSTFQFVCK; translated from the coding sequence ATGGATAATGTGCATGTTTACAAGTTTGGCGGGGCTTCGGTGCGCGATGCCGACGCCATCCGAAACCTGGCCGGCATCGTGCGGCAATACGGCCGCCAGCAGCCGTTGCTGGTGGTGGTGTCGGCCATGGGCAAAACCACCAATGCGCTCGAGGAACTGTTTCAGCTGGCCTACGACGGCCAGGACTATTCAACCCAACTTGCTCGGCTCAGTGCCTTTCACCAAAGCGTGGCCGCTGACCTGGGCCGGGCTCAGGAAACACAAGCCGCCGCCAAAGCAGAAGCACCTCTCCTATCTGACCTGCTCACCGAACTGGCCGACCGCCTCGCCACCGTGGGCCCCGGCGACTACGACCGGCAGTATGACCAAATGGTGAGCTTCGGCGAGCTGCTGGCAACGTGCATCGTGGCCCGGGCGCTGGGCCTGCAGTGGCTCGACTGCCGCCCGCTGATTCGCACCGACCACACCTGGCGCGAAGGGCGCGTAGACTGGCCCACTACGGAACGCCACATTACGGCGGCCGTGCCGGCGCTGCTGGCCGAAGGCCCGGTGCTGACGCAGGGGTTTTTGGGCGGTACGGCGGGCGGGGCCACCACCACGCTGGGCCGGGAGGGCTCTGATTATACGGCGGCCATTTTTGCATACTGCCTGCGCGCGGCGAGCGTCACCATCTGGAAGGACGTGGCCGGCCTGCTCAACGCCGACCCCAAAATATTCCCCGACACGGTGCGCTATCCGGAAATAAGCTACCGCGAAACCATCGAAATGGCGTATTACGGGGCTTCCGTCATTCACCCCAAAACCTTGAAGCCCTTGGCCGACCGCCGCATTCCGCTGCGCGTGAAGTCGTTTATGGACCCCGAAGCGGAAGGCACGCTCATTCACGACTGCCACCACCCCATGCTGGCACCGGCTTTTATCTGCAAAACCAACCAGTGCCTGCTGTCCTTCGAGAGCAAGGATTTCGCCTTTATCTCGGAAGAAAACCTGGAAGTAATTTTTGGCGCGTTGGCCCAGGCCAAGTTAAAAATTAACGTCATGCAGAATTCGGCCATCAGCTTTTCGGTGTGCACCGATTATTCGGAGCGCCGCATTCACCAGCTGTTGGATTTGCTGCGCGAGCATTTCACCTTGCACTATAATACCGGGCTCACGCTTTTCACCATTAAAAACTACGATGCCGCCAGCGTGGCCCGCCTCACCGAGGGGCGCGGACTGCTCCTGGAGCAGCGCACCCGCAGCACGTTTCAGTTTGTGTGCAAGTAG
- a CDS encoding energy transducer TonB — protein MIRKTSLSQLAMGLLLAAAAPAMAQTAPNTQPGAKVHAEQGTGIGSVGKVIPVAEYYEGGQEAMYAFIAKELKYPAIAKRNRIQGQCIISFQLNADGTMQDMRIVKQLGGGTGEEALRVVRLLKFKKPELPIRASLPIVFKLGQTASNATDGQ, from the coding sequence ATGATTAGAAAAACCTCCCTTTCGCAGCTGGCCATGGGCCTGCTGCTGGCCGCTGCCGCACCGGCCATGGCCCAAACCGCTCCCAACACCCAGCCCGGGGCTAAGGTCCACGCCGAACAAGGCACCGGCATTGGCTCGGTGGGCAAGGTCATTCCGGTGGCGGAGTACTACGAAGGCGGCCAGGAGGCCATGTATGCCTTCATTGCCAAGGAGCTGAAATACCCGGCCATCGCCAAGCGTAACCGCATTCAGGGCCAGTGCATCATCAGCTTCCAGCTCAACGCCGATGGTACCATGCAAGACATGCGCATCGTGAAACAGCTGGGCGGCGGCACCGGCGAGGAAGCGCTGCGCGTGGTGCGCCTGCTCAAATTCAAGAAGCCCGAACTGCCCATTCGGGCCAGCCTCCCCATTGTGTTCAAGCTCGGGCAGACGGCCTCGAACGCGACGGACGGACAATAA